In the genome of Luteitalea pratensis, the window CAGCGACGGTCCGGCGCTGCGTGACACGCTCCTGTACTTCGCGTTGATCGCTGCGAGCGGGTACGCGACCTGGCGCCTGTGGGGTTCCTGGTGGGCGCTCGTGCCGATGATGGCCTACGGCGTTCTGTATGCGTCGGCGTCCGACGCGCGATGGCACGAGGCGGGACACGGTACCGCTTTCCGCACCGACTGGATGAACAACGCCCTGTACGAGCTGGCCTCGTTCATGGTGCTGCGTGAGTCGGTGCCGTGGCGGTGGAGTCACACGCGTCACCACAGCGACACGATCATCGTCGGCCGCGACCCCGAGATTGCGGTGCCGAGGCCTCCCGATCTGCGGGAGATGTTCCTCAAGTGCTTCAACTACCGCGCCTGGCGTCGTTACCTCGGCAACATCGCGATCCACTGCGCCGGCCGCGTGACGGCGATCGAGGCAACGTTCATCCCGCCGTCCGAATACGCCGCGGTGTACGTGCGGGCCCGCGTCTACGCCATCGTCCTGCTGGCGATGATCGCGTCGTGCGTGTACTACCGGACGTGGCTGCCGTTCGTCTTCGTGTTCGGCCCGAACGTGTACGGCGCGTGGCTGATGGCGGTCTACGGCTGGACGCAGCACACGGCGCTGGCGGAGAACGTCCTCGATCACCGGCTCAACTGCCGGACGATCCTGATGAACCCGGTGCACCGGTTCCTCTACTGGAACATGAACTACCACACCGAGCACCACATGTTCCCGCTCGTGCCGTACCACCAGCTGCCGCGGTTGCACGCGATCGTGAAGGACGATTGCCCGGCGCCGTATCGCAGCCTGACGGCAGCCTACCGCGAGATGATCCCGGCGATCCTGCGCCAGCGTCGCGACCCGGGCTGGTACATCCGGCGGACACTGCCGCCCACCGCACGTCCGGTCGGCACCAGGCCCACCGCGGCCGCGATCATGACCGATGGGCGCCTGATCGTTGACGGATGGGTCGACGTGTGCGCGGCAGACGAGCTCGCAACCGAGGACGTGATGCGTGTCGACCACGCGCATCACACGTACGCGATCCATCGCACCGCGCAGGGCGCCGTGCACGCCACTGACGGGATGTGCACGCACGGCAACACGCACCTGGCCGACGGACTGGTGCTCGGGACGGTCGTCGAGTGCCCGAAGCACAACGGCCGGTTCGATGTGATCACCGGCGAACCACGACGCCTGCCCGCCTGCGTCGCGCTCAGAACCCACCGCGTGCGCGAGGAAAGCGGCCGCATCC includes:
- a CDS encoding fatty acid desaturase translates to MQIAAYPVSGPDAEEARRKDYSLVGTDTPLAIERGLAEADWYTSPVPRTVMRELLERSDGPALRDTLLYFALIAASGYATWRLWGSWWALVPMMAYGVLYASASDARWHEAGHGTAFRTDWMNNALYELASFMVLRESVPWRWSHTRHHSDTIIVGRDPEIAVPRPPDLREMFLKCFNYRAWRRYLGNIAIHCAGRVTAIEATFIPPSEYAAVYVRARVYAIVLLAMIASCVYYRTWLPFVFVFGPNVYGAWLMAVYGWTQHTALAENVLDHRLNCRTILMNPVHRFLYWNMNYHTEHHMFPLVPYHQLPRLHAIVKDDCPAPYRSLTAAYREMIPAILRQRRDPGWYIRRTLPPTARPVGTRPTAAAIMTDGRLIVDGWVDVCAADELATEDVMRVDHAHHTYAIHRTAQGAVHATDGMCTHGNTHLADGLVLGTVVECPKHNGRFDVITGEPRRLPACVALRTHRVREESGRILLDVARVSAPGATTPVYDLQVVSNHNVATFIKELVLAPRETAGSSGDRESGVGSRESATGLGTQDDAVPTADGRMTKAGNGNRLPSYLPGQYMQLHVPAYGALRFEDIVVDEPYASVWRAHHLFDLGAGNDLEMKRNYSIATNPASAARELRFNVRIATPPAGQDCDAGAGSSWVWRLKAGDTVQASGPFGSFLVPDGEHELVYVGGGAGMAPIRSHLSYLFDTLRTTRRVTYWYGARSRQEAFYLDYFRELEAQFPNFHFHLALSAPLQGDAWDGPTGLIHDVLRREHLARHAAPDAAAYFVCGPPVMVQATREMLRHEFGVAADAIIADEF